The Sulfuricurvum sp. genome contains a region encoding:
- a CDS encoding PAS domain-containing protein encodes MKRPAPVNEEVLFDGRSLISETDTKGVITFVNRKFTEMTLYTKEEAIGQPHSILRHPDMPKAAFEGMWKIIKEGKTWEGYVKNLRKDGKYYWVVVNIVPKLNEHGEVVGYIASRKMPDRIRLSTIINQYKQLMEVEKGS; translated from the coding sequence ATGAAACGTCCCGCACCTGTTAATGAAGAAGTTCTGTTTGACGGACGAAGTCTCATTTCTGAGACAGATACAAAAGGTGTTATCACTTTTGTCAACCGCAAATTCACCGAAATGACCCTTTATACCAAAGAAGAAGCTATCGGACAACCCCACAGCATCCTTCGTCATCCTGATATGCCAAAAGCCGCCTTTGAGGGGATGTGGAAAATCATCAAAGAGGGAAAAACGTGGGAAGGATATGTTAAAAATCTTCGTAAGGACGGTAAATATTATTGGGTTGTTGTCAATATCGTCCCAAAATTAAATGAACATGGAGAAGTTGTCGGCTATATCGCTTCACGTAAAATGCCGGATCGCATCCGTCTCAGCACCATCATTAATCAATACAAACAATTAATGGAGGTAGAAAAAGGTTCTTAA